The Campylobacterota bacterium genome includes a window with the following:
- a CDS encoding transposase: MLKTVKVRLYPTSAQEEIIAFQFGACRYIYNRSLALRKYAYKKWGVTISKNILDKRIAILKERHPWLKNADSQALQQSIRHMDEAYKHFFRRIKQGETPGFPHFKSKHHSRQSYQYPQRVKIDNGKVYLPKVGWVKAKGLRAVNSGKIKTVTVSMEACQYHAAILTEDGIEAFTPSHNAQTIGLDMGVAAVVADSNGNLVTPLDFERELVKLRKRHQQLSRKQKGSNNHLKAKMRLAKQNFRIANIRKDFLHKLSARYSENQVVVVEELNVKNMTKSAKGTKEKPGKNVRAKSGLNRSILKNGWGMFFEMLAYKTARRGGRLVKVTPEYTSQTCNACGHISKKNRKTQKKFVCKACGHKDNADVNAAKNIRDRGIHGSNASHQTAA; encoded by the coding sequence ATGCTCAAAACTGTGAAAGTCCGACTCTACCCGACTAGTGCACAAGAAGAGATTATTGCCTTCCAGTTCGGTGCGTGTCGATACATCTATAACCGTTCCCTCGCGCTTCGCAAGTACGCTTATAAAAAGTGGGGTGTAACAATCTCTAAAAACATTCTTGATAAACGGATTGCCATTTTGAAAGAACGCCACCCGTGGCTCAAGAATGCGGATTCGCAGGCATTACAGCAAAGTATTCGCCACATGGACGAAGCGTATAAACATTTCTTCCGCCGCATCAAGCAAGGTGAAACGCCCGGATTCCCTCACTTTAAATCTAAACACCATTCCCGTCAAAGTTACCAGTACCCTCAACGGGTTAAGATCGATAACGGGAAAGTCTACCTTCCAAAAGTCGGGTGGGTAAAAGCCAAAGGTTTAAGAGCGGTGAATTCTGGGAAGATCAAGACCGTCACGGTCTCGATGGAAGCTTGTCAATATCACGCTGCAATCCTAACCGAGGACGGTATCGAAGCCTTTACGCCATCTCACAACGCGCAGACTATCGGACTTGACATGGGTGTCGCAGCGGTTGTTGCAGATTCGAATGGAAACCTCGTCACTCCACTCGACTTTGAACGGGAGTTGGTAAAGCTGCGCAAGCGCCACCAACAGCTCTCCCGAAAACAAAAAGGCTCGAATAACCACCTTAAGGCGAAGATGCGTCTTGCAAAACAGAACTTTCGTATCGCCAACATACGCAAGGATTTCCTTCACAAGCTCTCAGCACGATATAGCGAAAACCAAGTGGTCGTCGTTGAGGAATTAAATGTGAAAAACATGACAAAATCTGCGAAAGGAACCAAAGAAAAGCCGGGGAAGAATGTCAGAGCGAAGTCCGGTTTGAACCGATCCATACTGAAAAATGGATGGGGTATGTTCTTCGAGATGCTGGCATACAAGACTGCCCGACGCGGTGGTCGGCTTGTGAAGGTTACTCCCGAATATACAAGCCAGACGTGTAATGCATGCGGTCACATTTCGAAAAAGAATCGTAAAACGCAAAAAAAATTTGTGTGTAAAGCGTGCGGACACAAAGACAACGCAGATGTCAATGCCGCTAAAAACATACGAGACCGTGGGATACACGGCTCTAATGCTTCCCATCAAACAGCTGCTTAA
- the waaF gene encoding lipopolysaccharide heptosyltransferase II, translating to MKLLIILPNWLGDALMATPAIEALCKIYPSAELTLVGSYVSLEALKHHPQCTRAYVDETKKGGNRFLNTYRFARLLGPHDMAITFRNQLHSSLLLRLSGTPITAARSSWHSRALVSHPIRTRPNTHLVEQYLDIAQTLSPQPLETGPLQLHIRAHRYARATLGINPGATYGSAKRWYPEKFADVARAFSDRYDIVIFGGPNETQMAEDIETRLDGISVTNLAGKTSVNELCAMIGGLDLFITNDSGPMHVAAAYQVPTVAVFGPTRHLETSQWKNEKSVIVRHEMECAPCMKRECPLGHHECMKGITAAEVIEAVKSLI from the coding sequence ATGAAACTCCTGATTATCCTTCCCAACTGGCTGGGCGACGCGCTCATGGCCACTCCCGCCATCGAAGCGCTCTGCAAGATTTATCCAAGTGCGGAACTGACCCTGGTCGGATCGTACGTGAGCCTCGAAGCGCTCAAACACCACCCGCAATGCACACGGGCCTACGTCGACGAAACGAAAAAAGGGGGGAACCGCTTTCTCAACACATACCGTTTCGCCCGCCTTCTGGGACCACACGATATGGCGATCACCTTTCGCAACCAACTTCACTCCTCGCTGCTGCTGCGCCTCAGCGGAACCCCGATCACCGCCGCCCGCTCGAGCTGGCATTCCCGCGCGCTGGTGTCGCATCCCATCAGAACGCGCCCAAACACCCATCTTGTCGAACAATACCTCGACATCGCCCAAACACTGAGCCCGCAACCCCTCGAAACCGGTCCGCTGCAACTTCACATTCGGGCGCATCGTTACGCCCGAGCGACCCTGGGGATCAATCCCGGGGCGACGTATGGCAGTGCCAAACGGTGGTATCCCGAAAAATTCGCCGACGTCGCCAGAGCGTTCAGCGACCGCTACGACATCGTGATCTTCGGCGGACCGAACGAAACGCAGATGGCCGAGGACATCGAAACGCGCCTGGACGGCATCAGCGTCACGAACCTGGCGGGCAAAACGTCGGTAAACGAACTTTGCGCCATGATCGGGGGGTTGGATCTGTTTATTACCAACGACAGCGGACCGATGCACGTCGCCGCGGCCTACCAGGTTCCGACAGTGGCCGTCTTCGGCCCGACCCGGCATCTTGAAACATCGCAATGGAAAAATGAAAAAAGCGTGATTGTACGTCACGAGATGGAGTGTGCGCCGTGCATGAAGCGCGAATGCCCGCTGGGGCATCACGAATGCATGAAGGGTATCACGGCCGCCGAAGTGATCGAAGCGGTTAAAAGTCTAATCTAA
- a CDS encoding YfaZ family outer membrane protein — protein MLKTIMMLLAMGASAFAAHQIEANVNNRDVEGQIRLDMGRMGNAMSNTYIGARFLNGDNNNSETARDLDPLAEVSFMVEQYVRGVPGLKVGLGIKGEYTQIDGRRYAAIPLGVEAELRLPLNTPFPFYLGGALYYAPSVLSFKEGDGYLETRIHLDAAVIDNGRLEVGYRNIDTDLENRNVTYNDSWYFGLRLDF, from the coding sequence ATGCTAAAAACGATTATGATGTTACTGGCGATGGGTGCGAGCGCGTTCGCGGCCCATCAGATCGAAGCAAACGTCAACAACCGCGACGTCGAAGGACAGATCCGCCTGGATATGGGACGGATGGGGAATGCGATGAGCAATACCTACATCGGGGCCCGTTTTCTCAACGGCGACAACAACAACAGCGAAACCGCCCGCGATCTCGATCCGCTGGCGGAGGTTTCATTTATGGTGGAACAGTATGTTCGCGGCGTTCCGGGATTGAAAGTGGGCCTTGGGATCAAAGGGGAATACACGCAGATTGACGGCAGACGATACGCGGCCATCCCGCTGGGGGTCGAAGCCGAGCTTCGGCTGCCGCTCAATACGCCGTTTCCGTTCTACCTGGGGGGAGCCCTTTATTATGCCCCTTCGGTACTGAGTTTCAAGGAAGGGGACGGATATCTCGAAACCCGCATCCATCTTGATGCCGCGGTGATCGACAACGGCCGCCTTGAAGTGGGGTACCGAAACATCGATACCGACCTTGAAAACCGCAACGTCACTTATAACGATTCGTGGTATTTCGGTCTTAGATTAGACTTTTAA
- a CDS encoding glycosyltransferase family 2 protein, which translates to MNVSAVMIVKNGVRTIRRSLESLREFDDVVVYDNGSTDGTQNIAREFPNVRLIEGEFDGFGTTKNRAASFALHEWILIIDSDEVVDEELLRALKTKPLDPRTIYIVNFLAYYKEIQIRHCGWNNQKIRRLYNKSVTRFNDNAVHENIIDEGMKKENIEGNMKHYSYMSISDFIVKVDRYSTLFAQGNVGKKFPTPAKAFFNGLYSFFRTYVLKRGFLDGYAGLIIAFSHMATNFYKYMKLYEINQRDE; encoded by the coding sequence ATGAACGTATCGGCGGTGATGATAGTCAAAAACGGGGTGCGGACCATCCGAAGGTCGCTTGAAAGCCTGCGCGAGTTCGACGATGTCGTCGTTTATGACAACGGTTCGACTGACGGGACGCAGAACATCGCGCGCGAGTTCCCTAACGTCCGTCTCATCGAAGGGGAATTCGACGGCTTTGGGACAACGAAAAACCGTGCCGCATCTTTTGCCCTTCACGAATGGATCCTCATCATCGACAGCGACGAAGTGGTCGACGAAGAACTCCTGCGTGCGCTTAAAACCAAGCCGCTCGATCCGCGAACGATCTACATCGTCAATTTCCTGGCCTATTACAAAGAGATCCAGATCCGCCACTGCGGTTGGAACAACCAGAAAATCCGCCGTCTCTACAACAAAAGCGTCACCCGTTTCAATGACAACGCGGTGCATGAGAACATTATCGACGAGGGGATGAAAAAAGAGAACATCGAGGGGAACATGAAGCACTACAGCTACATGAGCATCTCCGATTTCATCGTGAAAGTGGACCGCTATTCCACCCTTTTTGCGCAAGGTAACGTCGGCAAAAAATTTCCGACCCCAGCCAAGGCGTTTTTCAACGGCCTTTACTCATTTTTCCGCACCTATGTTCTCAAACGGGGATTCCTGGACGGGTATGCTGGGCTCATCATCGCTTTTTCGCACATGGCCACTAATTTTTACAAATACATGAAACTTTATGAAATTAATCAAAGAGATGAATAA
- a CDS encoding glycosyltransferase family 9 protein, with protein MNILVVRNDKLGDFITALPTLYVLKRHDPCNRIVALVAPLNRSLAESCDFIDEVIVDGGGDILELAFKIREAKIDASITLFSNTRVAIAQFLARIPIRIAPATKIAQIFYNRRIQQRRSRVEMAEFEYNLQLARALFAQIDLDFPKPLLRFDDTAYRVFCAEYGITRPVVAFHPGFGGSSDANWTLGEYVELVRIAEACGAVDVVMTFGPDEEALCEEAAALLGTQSRTHLYRSRGSVVDFAHVLSSFKLFISTSTGTYHLASACGCETFTFFADTLFASASRWKSIGDEAGQHHYMIPQNPQGREAMFERVKRELKSRLEAGL; from the coding sequence ATGAACATACTGGTGGTGCGTAATGACAAACTCGGGGATTTCATCACCGCTTTGCCGACGCTGTACGTTCTAAAACGCCATGACCCTTGCAACCGCATCGTCGCTCTTGTCGCCCCGCTCAACCGCTCGCTGGCTGAATCGTGCGATTTTATCGACGAGGTGATCGTCGACGGCGGAGGGGACATTCTTGAGCTCGCTTTCAAAATCCGCGAGGCGAAAATCGACGCGTCAATTACCCTGTTTTCCAATACCCGCGTCGCGATCGCCCAGTTCCTGGCGCGGATACCCATCCGGATCGCCCCGGCGACGAAGATCGCCCAGATTTTTTACAACCGTCGCATCCAACAGCGCCGAAGCCGGGTGGAGATGGCCGAATTCGAATACAATCTGCAGCTAGCGCGCGCGCTGTTTGCGCAGATCGACCTTGATTTCCCCAAACCGCTGCTGCGTTTTGATGATACCGCTTATCGGGTTTTTTGCGCCGAGTACGGCATCACCCGTCCCGTCGTGGCGTTTCACCCTGGATTCGGAGGGTCTTCGGATGCAAACTGGACACTGGGCGAATACGTCGAACTCGTACGGATCGCCGAAGCATGCGGGGCGGTGGACGTTGTGATGACGTTCGGCCCCGACGAGGAAGCGCTTTGCGAGGAAGCCGCGGCGTTACTGGGCACACAGAGCCGTACGCATCTGTACCGTTCGCGCGGAAGCGTCGTCGATTTTGCACATGTATTAAGCAGTTTTAAACTGTTTATAAGTACATCGACCGGGACCTATCACCTCGCGAGCGCGTGCGGTTGCGAGACGTTTACTTTTTTCGCCGATACGCTCTTTGCTTCGGCTTCGCGCTGGAAAAGTATCGGGGATGAAGCCGGGCAGCACCATTACATGATTCCTCAGAACCCGCAAGGCAGAGAAGCGATGTTCGAGAGGGTCAAGCGGGAGTTGAAAAGTCGCCTCGAAGCAGGGCTTTGA
- a CDS encoding lipopolysaccharide kinase InaA family protein, giving the protein MHARYEYRSEYAFFKPSFEAIREIFHADTHTIHKARNELKTIDLGGLKTVVKSFKVPHLFNRIVYTFFRKSKAYKSYHNALKLIDLSISTPAPVALIEFFESGLLGESYFIAECFEYDFTIRTPLLEPTDEREEIFRAFAAYTCDLHRKGVWHLDYSPGNILVKRTVEGYAFAIVDINRMEFRDSIAPLEGCENFNKLWASDADLEIMGREYARLCGMDEALIVSEMQRHNNANKRSKNFKKRIKALLRGDFSTPA; this is encoded by the coding sequence ATGCACGCCCGTTACGAATACCGATCCGAATACGCATTTTTCAAACCGTCGTTCGAAGCGATACGCGAAATATTCCATGCCGATACCCATACGATCCACAAAGCCCGCAACGAACTCAAAACCATCGATCTCGGAGGCCTTAAAACCGTCGTTAAATCGTTCAAGGTTCCCCACCTGTTCAACCGGATCGTCTATACTTTTTTTCGCAAAAGCAAAGCGTACAAATCCTACCATAACGCCCTGAAACTGATCGATCTTTCGATATCAACGCCCGCGCCCGTAGCGCTAATCGAATTTTTCGAATCGGGGCTGCTGGGAGAGAGCTATTTCATTGCGGAATGCTTTGAATACGATTTCACGATCCGTACCCCGCTGCTTGAGCCCACAGACGAGCGCGAAGAAATCTTTAGAGCATTCGCCGCCTACACCTGCGACCTCCATCGCAAAGGGGTATGGCACCTCGATTACTCGCCCGGAAACATTCTCGTCAAACGGACCGTAGAAGGGTATGCGTTTGCCATCGTCGATATCAACCGGATGGAGTTTCGTGATTCGATCGCTCCGCTGGAAGGGTGCGAAAATTTCAACAAACTGTGGGCATCCGATGCGGATTTAGAGATCATGGGGCGCGAATACGCACGGCTGTGCGGGATGGACGAAGCGCTGATCGTTTCGGAGATGCAACGGCACAACAATGCCAACAAACGTTCCAAAAACTTCAAAAAACGGATCAAAGCCCTGCTTCGAGGCGACTTTTCAACTCCCGCTTGA
- the rfbG gene encoding CDP-glucose 4,6-dehydratase codes for MESMVMQTLFGGVYKNKTVLVTGHTGFKGSWLALWLHQMGAKVIGYSLPPPSEPNHYSLLNLDIVSVIGDIRDLGTLNQTFAEYQPDIVFHLAAQPLVRLSYENPIETYETNVIGTLKVFEACRAHKVKAIVNITSDKAYENREWVWGYRENDPMGGYDPYSSSKGCADLLANSYRNSYFNPTEYKKSHNTLLGSCRAGNVIGGGDWAKDRLMTDIMLSVSEGKKVSIRNPYATRPWQHVLEPLSGYLAIGQKLLEEKAGFGDAWNFGPSDEGSITVEEVVNHVKKHWDKIDYEINRDPHQLHEANLLKLDCSKAHILLKWKDVWNSETTFEKTVLWYKGYYETGTVSTEQNLQDYISDAKKKKLEWTRG; via the coding sequence ATGGAAAGTATGGTAATGCAAACTCTCTTTGGTGGAGTGTACAAAAATAAAACAGTTCTAGTGACTGGACATACGGGATTTAAAGGCTCATGGCTCGCTCTTTGGCTACATCAAATGGGAGCAAAAGTGATAGGTTATTCTCTTCCTCCGCCTAGTGAACCAAACCACTATTCACTTTTGAACCTTGACATCGTCTCTGTTATTGGAGACATTCGGGATTTGGGCACACTCAATCAGACGTTTGCTGAGTATCAGCCTGATATAGTTTTTCATCTTGCAGCTCAACCGTTGGTGCGTCTATCGTATGAAAATCCAATCGAGACTTATGAGACGAATGTTATTGGAACCCTCAAAGTCTTTGAAGCCTGTCGTGCACACAAGGTAAAAGCGATTGTTAATATAACCAGTGACAAAGCTTATGAAAATCGTGAATGGGTATGGGGATATCGCGAAAACGACCCAATGGGAGGATATGATCCCTACAGTTCTTCTAAAGGGTGTGCGGATCTGCTAGCCAATTCGTACAGGAACTCTTATTTTAATCCTACAGAATACAAAAAATCACACAATACTCTCTTAGGATCTTGCCGTGCAGGTAACGTAATCGGCGGCGGTGATTGGGCGAAAGATCGTTTAATGACGGATATCATGCTTTCTGTATCGGAGGGGAAAAAAGTGAGTATCCGTAATCCGTATGCAACCCGTCCGTGGCAGCATGTCCTTGAGCCCCTCAGCGGATACCTTGCCATTGGACAGAAACTTCTGGAAGAAAAAGCAGGATTTGGAGACGCATGGAACTTCGGACCAAGCGACGAGGGGAGCATAACGGTCGAAGAGGTCGTGAACCACGTCAAAAAGCATTGGGACAAAATCGATTATGAAATCAATCGTGATCCCCACCAGCTGCATGAAGCGAATTTGTTAAAATTGGATTGTTCCAAAGCACATATTCTTCTCAAATGGAAGGACGTGTGGAACAGTGAAACGACTTTCGAAAAAACTGTACTTTGGTACAAGGGGTATTATGAAACCGGGACGGTTTCAACGGAACAAAATCTACAAGATTACATCAGTGATGCTAAAAAGAAAAAATTAGAATGGACGAGAGGATAA
- the rfaE1 gene encoding D-glycero-beta-D-manno-heptose-7-phosphate kinase, whose product MNRLKNASPRILAIGDLMIDHYLWGGCERISPEAPVQVVDIARETTVLGGAGNVINNLVALGAQVRVGGVIGDDENGAELKSMLRAINVDGEGLSLQAGRKTSKKSRIIASNQQILRYDRESKDPIASQSEEALLSYVARVIGECDIVILSDYGKGVITERVAQGVIASAKASGKKVLVDPKGKDYSKYRGAYLLTPNRKEASEATGISIRDDESLRRALLMLKETCDLECSMITLSEDGIAVYDENMRRFPTVAKEVYDVTGAGDTVIASLSYALACGLSIDEAAPFANHAAAVVVGKIGSATVTLDEIDAYESSLRQSTSDAHIKTAGEIAQIAARLKSEGKKVVFTNGCFDILHVGHVKYLQEAKSYGDVLIVGLNSDSSVRALKGPSRPVNVEADRAYILAALESVDYVVMFSDETPYDLIKNVAPDILVKGGDYEGKTVVGAEFAGELRLVNFVDGKSTTATIERINKGSAC is encoded by the coding sequence ATGAACCGGCTGAAAAACGCTTCTCCCCGCATCCTGGCCATCGGGGATTTGATGATTGACCATTACCTGTGGGGAGGATGTGAGCGAATCTCTCCCGAAGCGCCGGTACAGGTTGTCGACATCGCGCGTGAAACGACGGTTCTCGGCGGGGCCGGAAACGTCATCAACAACTTGGTTGCCCTGGGGGCGCAGGTTCGCGTCGGCGGAGTGATCGGAGACGACGAAAACGGGGCGGAACTCAAATCGATGCTCCGCGCCATCAACGTCGATGGCGAAGGGCTGAGTCTTCAGGCGGGGCGCAAAACGTCGAAAAAAAGCCGTATCATCGCTTCGAACCAGCAGATCCTTCGCTATGACCGCGAATCCAAAGATCCGATCGCATCACAGAGCGAAGAGGCGTTGCTATCCTACGTCGCGCGTGTTATCGGCGAATGCGACATCGTGATCCTCTCCGATTACGGCAAAGGGGTCATCACCGAGCGGGTGGCGCAGGGGGTGATCGCATCGGCCAAAGCGTCGGGCAAAAAAGTGCTCGTCGATCCCAAGGGAAAAGATTATTCCAAATACCGGGGCGCCTATCTGCTCACCCCGAACCGTAAAGAGGCTTCGGAGGCGACGGGTATTTCGATCCGTGACGACGAATCGTTGCGCCGGGCGCTTCTCATGCTCAAAGAGACCTGCGACCTGGAGTGCTCGATGATCACCCTCTCCGAGGACGGGATCGCCGTTTATGATGAGAATATGCGCCGATTTCCGACGGTGGCCAAAGAGGTTTACGACGTAACGGGGGCGGGGGATACGGTGATCGCATCGCTTTCGTATGCCCTGGCGTGCGGTCTCTCCATCGATGAAGCGGCACCGTTTGCGAACCATGCGGCCGCGGTCGTCGTCGGTAAAATCGGTTCGGCTACGGTGACCCTCGATGAGATCGACGCGTACGAATCGAGTCTCCGCCAAAGCACTTCGGATGCCCATATCAAAACAGCCGGGGAGATCGCGCAGATCGCGGCTCGGCTTAAATCGGAAGGTAAAAAAGTCGTTTTCACCAACGGCTGCTTCGACATCCTTCACGTCGGCCACGTCAAATATCTGCAGGAAGCCAAAAGCTACGGGGACGTTTTGATCGTAGGGCTTAATTCGGACAGTTCGGTCCGTGCGCTCAAGGGCCCCAGCCGCCCGGTGAACGTCGAAGCCGACCGCGCCTACATTTTAGCGGCGCTCGAATCGGTCGATTATGTGGTTATGTTCAGCGACGAAACACCCTACGACCTGATCAAAAATGTTGCGCCTGATATCCTCGTCAAAGGGGGGGATTATGAGGGGAAAACGGTCGTCGGAGCCGAATTTGCCGGCGAGCTGCGGCTGGTGAATTTCGTCGACGGCAAAAGTACGACGGCGACCATCGAGAGAATCAACAAAGGATCAGCATGCTAA
- a CDS encoding polysaccharide deacetylase family protein, producing the protein MLRVVMYHHINSDDLPLSNTDAMMEAHLRQVAEHYTSVFPGEEAADAICLTFDDAYYDFYHYVFPLLKRYGLKALLAVPAAYILDDTAVAPHERLSLKHREIYEGENYRTHAPFCTYAELREMIRSGHVAVASHSMNHVNLAESGVDLGEEIAASKRLLEEKLGCRIDSFVLPFGKYSDASVDFAREYYRYVFRIGNAFNPSWEGIGGLIYRIKGDGLRNPGELFTPWKQLGFGLKTLVKTLKGER; encoded by the coding sequence ATGCTGCGGGTCGTCATGTATCATCACATCAACAGCGACGACCTTCCTCTCTCGAATACCGATGCGATGATGGAAGCGCATCTGCGCCAGGTGGCCGAGCACTACACCTCCGTTTTCCCGGGGGAGGAAGCCGCCGACGCCATTTGTCTGACGTTCGACGACGCGTATTACGATTTTTACCATTATGTTTTCCCCCTCCTCAAACGTTACGGCCTCAAAGCGCTCCTTGCCGTGCCGGCCGCGTATATTCTCGATGATACCGCCGTCGCTCCCCACGAACGCCTTTCGCTCAAACACCGCGAGATTTACGAAGGGGAGAATTATCGCACCCACGCGCCGTTTTGCACCTATGCCGAACTGCGCGAAATGATCCGAAGCGGTCACGTTGCCGTGGCCTCTCATTCGATGAATCACGTCAATCTGGCCGAGTCGGGAGTCGATCTTGGCGAAGAGATCGCAGCTTCCAAACGGCTCCTCGAAGAGAAACTGGGATGCCGGATCGATTCGTTCGTGCTGCCGTTTGGGAAATACAGTGACGCATCTGTTGATTTTGCTCGTGAATATTATCGGTATGTTTTCAGGATCGGCAACGCCTTCAACCCTTCGTGGGAAGGGATCGGCGGATTGATCTACCGTATCAAAGGGGACGGGCTGAGAAACCCCGGCGAGTTGTTTACACCGTGGAAACAACTCGGTTTTGGACTGAAAACACTTGTTAAAACGCTCAAAGGAGAGAGATGA
- the rfbF gene encoding glucose-1-phosphate cytidylyltransferase yields MKVLLLAGGYGTRLSEETDIRPKPMVEIGGKPILWHIMKIYSHYGFNDFVILLGYKGYYIKEYFANYFLHQSDVTIDMQNGKMEILNNSSEPWKVTLLDTGLETMTGGRVKRAEEFIGNEPFMLTYGDGVSDIDINKLVTFHKSHGKAMTMSSTQPEGRFGALNIEPNGQVTHFLEKPKGDGGWINIGFFVCEPKVFDYILEGDSTVFEQAPLQTLAQEGEIMTFKHYGFWKPMDSLKDKTDLNKLWDTKKAPWKVW; encoded by the coding sequence ATGAAAGTATTGTTATTGGCTGGTGGATATGGAACTCGGTTATCTGAAGAAACTGATATCCGTCCCAAACCAATGGTAGAAATTGGGGGGAAACCAATTCTTTGGCATATTATGAAAATATATAGCCATTATGGTTTTAATGATTTCGTAATTTTGCTAGGTTACAAAGGGTATTATATAAAAGAATATTTCGCCAATTATTTTTTGCATCAAAGCGATGTCACCATTGACATGCAAAATGGCAAGATGGAAATTTTAAATAATTCTAGTGAACCGTGGAAGGTCACCTTACTTGATACAGGCTTGGAAACAATGACCGGCGGACGTGTAAAGCGGGCAGAAGAGTTTATTGGAAATGAACCTTTTATGCTCACTTATGGCGATGGTGTGAGTGACATTGATATTAATAAATTAGTGACATTTCATAAATCGCACGGGAAAGCGATGACAATGTCTTCTACTCAGCCGGAAGGGCGTTTTGGTGCTTTAAACATTGAACCAAATGGTCAAGTGACTCATTTTTTGGAAAAGCCAAAAGGAGATGGTGGTTGGATCAATATTGGTTTTTTTGTTTGTGAACCAAAAGTTTTTGATTATATTTTAGAGGGAGATAGTACGGTATTCGAACAGGCTCCGCTTCAGACTTTGGCGCAAGAAGGTGAGATCATGACCTTTAAACATTACGGCTTTTGGAAGCCGATGGATAGTTTAAAAGATAAAACCGATTTGAATAAATTATGGGACACTAAAAAAGCTCCATGGAAAGTATGGTAA
- a CDS encoding glycosyl hydrolase, translating to MKTPFAWDYYSDQPAIIRDKKLKRKMRLSALPSLIKTFLIAAVTLPFSVLTIPYLPHRRIDGDRFFGMGVNLDKEPSLSPGLVRELGVKNLLIRIPLWEIDRLDEYVAFVRSFEGCTVTIALLQDREHITDLPMTREHFKAIFTALSGICDTYVIGSTINRAKWGFFSVNEYLDFYGIAFDLKKTCFPHLKLIGSNVIDFEYHYSAHTLFNFKNIRYDAVGSLLYVDRRGAPENTQMGFNLIEKIRLLASLARLSPKCDGEIVITETNWPITGTAPYAPTSETECVDEESYASYMVRYHLLAFASQSVNSVFWHQLVAPGYGLIDNRDGIRKRSAFDAYRTMLSQMADASFVGYGVKRGRHTLLCETLRGVLHVEWLEEGSMEIALTQTVTVTTRDGISMDTDTLLLGESPIYYTTPLENE from the coding sequence ATGAAAACACCGTTTGCATGGGACTATTATTCCGACCAGCCCGCCATTATCCGCGATAAGAAGCTCAAGCGTAAAATGCGCCTCTCGGCCCTCCCATCCCTGATCAAAACATTCCTGATCGCGGCGGTGACCCTTCCTTTCTCGGTTTTGACCATCCCCTATCTCCCCCACCGCCGCATCGACGGCGACCGCTTTTTCGGAATGGGGGTCAACCTCGACAAAGAGCCTTCCCTCTCGCCCGGGCTCGTCCGCGAACTCGGCGTAAAAAACCTTCTGATCCGGATCCCTCTGTGGGAAATCGACAGACTCGACGAATACGTCGCGTTTGTCCGGAGCTTCGAGGGGTGCACGGTAACGATCGCCCTATTGCAAGACCGCGAGCACATCACCGACCTCCCCATGACCCGCGAACATTTCAAGGCGATTTTTACCGCCCTCTCGGGAATCTGCGACACCTACGTGATCGGCAGCACGATCAACCGCGCGAAATGGGGGTTTTTCAGCGTCAACGAGTATCTAGACTTCTACGGCATCGCTTTCGATCTCAAAAAAACCTGTTTTCCCCATCTCAAACTGATCGGCTCGAACGTCATCGATTTCGAATACCACTATAGCGCCCATACCCTTTTCAATTTCAAAAACATCCGTTACGATGCGGTAGGAAGCCTCCTCTATGTGGACCGCCGGGGCGCCCCCGAAAACACCCAAATGGGGTTCAACCTCATCGAAAAGATCCGCCTCTTGGCGTCACTTGCGCGTCTTAGCCCCAAATGCGACGGAGAAATCGTCATCACCGAAACGAACTGGCCCATCACGGGGACGGCTCCTTATGCTCCTACCAGTGAAACCGAGTGCGTCGACGAAGAGTCCTACGCGTCGTATATGGTCCGTTACCATCTCCTCGCCTTCGCTTCGCAAAGCGTGAATTCCGTGTTCTGGCACCAGCTGGTCGCTCCGGGTTACGGCCTTATCGACAACCGGGATGGGATTCGCAAACGAAGCGCATTTGACGCCTATCGCACGATGCTTTCTCAGATGGCGGATGCCTCGTTCGTCGGCTACGGGGTCAAAAGGGGTCGGCACACCCTGCTGTGCGAAACACTTCGAGGAGTGCTCCATGTCGAGTGGCTGGAAGAAGGATCGATGGAAATAGCCCTCACCCAAACGGTCACCGTCACAACCCGAGACGGCATCAGCATGGATACCGATACACTGTTGCTGGGCGAATCGCCGATTTACTACACCACTCCGCTGGAAAACGAATGA